TCTGTGATATAGAATTGGTCCTGTTCCTTCGTAATTTTGGCATGATATCGACTGACTACGTCGTTTTTCAGGCAGTAATCCACATTTTTCTTAAGTTTTCCGATGAAAAAGGGGAAATCGGTAATTGATATTGTGGAATAGTTTATTTCATCCACAGGCTTGAGCATAAATTCTTTTTGCTCCTTATTTTCATTTATACATGGACTCAAAGCATCTTCACTTATACAATTAATTGCTTCCTCATTGAGAAAGCAGGTTGGGTTACTATCATAACTTTCCTCTTGCTGACTTTGTGTGGTATTCCTCAAGAATACCGAAGCTCTTAACCCTGCCTGTTCATGTACATCGACCTGTTCTGGTAATATATCGCCCTCTTCTGGTTCATCCTTCTCATCACGATGTAATGAGGATGGGTCTTCTTGATCCTCTCTTGGATTTATATAGCTTTTTCGCGGGGTGATACGAGCCTGTTTGTTTTTCTTATCCCATATTTTCTTGAGAAAATATCCTTCTGTACAAATAAGAATTAGCAATAGAGCACATACCTTTGTATAATCCATACGGTTTCCAAATTGATTATATAAAATTCCACTTGTAAGTGCTGCTATAACAATCATTACTCCTCCTGTCAGACATAGTACTGTATAGAGGTATGTAGCGGGTGGGTAGGTATTTATCTCAACTTCATCTTCAATTCTTTCTAGCATAACAGGAATATCCGATTTCGCTTTTATTCGATTTATAGTCCTCTTAGACTGTATGGTATTTGCCTGCTGCAGAATACCTTTTCGTTTAACTTTGTTCTTTTGTAATACGGTAGTTTCCGACTTTTCCTCCTGTTTCTCATTCCTTTGGGTGAAATATTCCTCTTCTGTTTTCTCATATTTTCTCGTTGATGCAGGTTCTCTTTTTCCCTTGACGTTATCAGGTACCATTTCTTCAATCTGTTTATTCAGGAGATTATGAAGCTGTTCAAAGGTGAAATGTTCCTCCCTGCTGACGGAATAAAGCTGATATACTAATAAAACCGCTTCCTTATCATGATAATCCACCTTATTCATTAAGAACTCGATTAAGCCATTCATTTGCTCCTTAATGTTTTTTTGATATCCGGGATAGTAGCATAAATAAGGCTCATCTGTAGTAACATCCAAGTAGATGTAGTCCGGTTGCAAAATAAAATTATCCTCATTCAGTAAATAGTTATAAACCTCGTCAATAACGGAAAGTATTCTACTGATTATCTTCTTAAGTCTCTCATAGGATAATACCGTTTTATCAAAATAATGGAACATGGATTGCTTTGCAGTAATATCATAATAATAAAGAACCCGGTTATCCAAACATTTGTGATTTAACGCCAGAAGTCCTTGAAGCGATTGATACTCCATCATTTTAATACTGTATCGTTCCTCTTCGTAATCCTCCCCCTTTATTACCATATAATTATTTCGTAGGTCTTTTTTATACTCCACTTCCATAGATCTTTCTCCTTCTTGACTCTCTATAAATCTTTACTTCCCGAAGATTCCCTCCAGTTTATCTTTTAATTGACTCACACCTTTCATCCTCGAGCCAGAATCCAACACTACTTCCATTTGCCGTAACGTTTCAGCGGGGTTGTGAATCCCACTATCTTCTTTGATCGTCCCATGCGCCAAAGAACTAAATAACTGCTTTACCCAATATAACGATACTGATGTTTCGGTTTCAACCGATAGCTTAACCTTGGTCTTTCCGACCTCTGAATTTACCTCGGCAATTCTTGTTAAGAATAGCCCCTCCGATAACTCTTGCTGTAAGTATTGCTGGATCTGGGAGGCTTCCATATCATTATTTCCCATCAGAAGATAGAAGACTCCTCTTTCTCCAATTGTTTCATAACTAAGGTTTCCGGTATCTATATCAGCCTCATGCTTCAGAGTAATACTTGCTTTATGCAAGGTTTTATTGATAATTCCCTGTATTCTGCACTTATCATGAAGATAAAAGGAGAGATACAACAGTGCAAAAACAACAAAAATAACGATGGGCATGACAAAGGCCGCCTCAACCGTCATGCTACCCTGTAGTGTCTGCTTTGATAGCATCCTTTTTCTCAGAGTCACACCATACCCCTCCTTTCAACCTTACTACAATATATTGCATGGGTATTTATACTCCGATACCGTATTCTGATAGCATTAGAATAACATAACCTATTAGCAGGAACGGGATAAAAGGTATACTTTTCTTTCGATCTGCTAGGCGAAGCATCAATAAAAAAATTGATACAATGGCAGCCAGAATCAGAGCAATGGCAAATAGCTCCAGATTACTCCAAAACCCCAGTCCCAATCCGGTAATGCATAACAACATACCATCTCCCATTCCAATCTTTCCTCCTGTGGCTTTGCTTAGAACCACTACGGACAAACCCAGAGCCAGTCCACATATTCGATCTGCTATAGATATCGAGTAGCAAAAAGGTAAACATGCAATTACAATAAAGGCTCCCAGAGTAATGATCCAGAGATATACCTTTTTCTTAACGGTATCCTGTATCCCACAAAACAGTAATAATAATCCCATACTG
The nucleotide sequence above comes from Variimorphobacter saccharofermentans. Encoded proteins:
- a CDS encoding TadE family protein, which encodes MTLRKRMLSKQTLQGSMTVEAAFVMPIVIFVVFALLYLSFYLHDKCRIQGIINKTLHKASITLKHEADIDTGNLSYETIGERGVFYLLMGNNDMEASQIQQYLQQELSEGLFLTRIAEVNSEVGKTKVKLSVETETSVSLYWVKQLFSSLAHGTIKEDSGIHNPAETLRQMEVVLDSGSRMKGVSQLKDKLEGIFGK
- a CDS encoding A24 family peptidase — encoded protein: MAESTMTISMGLLLLFCGIQDTVKKKVYLWIITLGAFIVIACLPFCYSISIADRICGLALGLSVVVLSKATGGKIGMGDGMLLCITGLGLGFWSNLELFAIALILAAIVSIFLLMLRLADRKKSIPFIPFLLIGYVILMLSEYGIGV
- a CDS encoding DUF6382 domain-containing protein; this translates as MEVEYKKDLRNNYMVIKGEDYEEERYSIKMMEYQSLQGLLALNHKCLDNRVLYYYDITAKQSMFHYFDKTVLSYERLKKIISRILSVIDEVYNYLLNEDNFILQPDYIYLDVTTDEPYLCYYPGYQKNIKEQMNGLIEFLMNKVDYHDKEAVLLVYQLYSVSREEHFTFEQLHNLLNKQIEEMVPDNVKGKREPASTRKYEKTEEEYFTQRNEKQEEKSETTVLQKNKVKRKGILQQANTIQSKRTINRIKAKSDIPVMLERIEDEVEINTYPPATYLYTVLCLTGGVMIVIAALTSGILYNQFGNRMDYTKVCALLLILICTEGYFLKKIWDKKNKQARITPRKSYINPREDQEDPSSLHRDEKDEPEEGDILPEQVDVHEQAGLRASVFLRNTTQSQQEESYDSNPTCFLNEEAINCISEDALSPCINENKEQKEFMLKPVDEINYSTISITDFPFFIGKLKKNVDYCLKNDVVSRYHAKITKEQDQFYITDLNSTNGTYVNQEILQSYQKKEIQLGDEVAFANIRYIFLYDLC